Proteins encoded by one window of Passer domesticus isolate bPasDom1 chromosome 10, bPasDom1.hap1, whole genome shotgun sequence:
- the GPR39 gene encoding LOW QUALITY PROTEIN: G-protein coupled receptor 39 (The sequence of the model RefSeq protein was modified relative to this genomic sequence to represent the inferred CDS: inserted 1 base in 1 codon), which translates to MAGETPSSDCSSLIDHSHVPEFEVALWVKITLALIYICIFVAGLLGNSITIKVTRILQRKGYLQKEVTDHMVSLACSDLLVILLGMPVEFFSAIWSPFSTPNGNIACKLYYFLFEACSYATVLHVATLSFERYVAICHPFRFKAVSGPRTVKLLIAFVWGTSLIVALPLPFAMGTEYPLETIEGYQGTSSCVKPTPRHYIPELKHNMTICTCLSSKWALFQASVFSAFAVYIVVLGSVTFMCHSMMKALMIHKKGALAVEGGPKHQEQFLRKSESSEGKSSRRQITLFLGKNXCPALPPLPPFHLGRKPRNLRFFLTKLSQRV; encoded by the exons ATGGCAGGAGAGACTCCCTCTTCAGACTGTTCTTCTCTCATTGACCACAGCCATGTCCCGGAGTTTGAGGTGGCTCTGTGGGTCAAGATCACCTTGGCCTTAATCTATATCTGCATCTTTGTCGCGGGCCTCTTGGGCAACAGCATCACCATCAAAGTCACCAGGATCCTGCAGAGGAAAGGCTACCTGCAGAAGGAGGTCACTGACCACATGGTGAGCCTGGCCTGCTCCGACCTGCTGGTCATCCTGCTGGGCATGCCCGTGGAGTTCTTCAGTGCCATCTGGAGCCCCTTTTCCACGCCCAATGGCAACATTGCCTGCAAGCTCTACTACTTCCTCTTCGAGGCCTGCAGCTATGCCACCGTGCTGCACGTGGCCACGCTCAGCTTTGAGAGGTACGTGGCCATCTGCCACCCCTTCCGCTTCAAGGCCGTGTCCGGACCCCGCACGGTGAAGCTGCTCATCGCCTTTGTCTGGGGCACATCTCTTATCgtggctctgcccctgcccttCGCCATGGGCACGGAGTACCCCCTGGAGACCATCGAGGGCTACCAGGGAACGAGTTCCTGTGTCAAGCCTACTCCCAGGCACTACATTCCTGAGCTGAAGCACAACATGACCATCTGCACCTGCCTCTCCTCCAAGTGGGCTCTGTTTCAAGCCAGCGTCTTCAGCGCCTTTGCTGTGTACATCGTCGTGCTGGGCTCTGTCACCTTCATGTGCCACAGCATGATGAAAGCCCTGATGATCCACAAGAAGGGGGCTCTGGCAGTGGAGGGTGGACCAAAGCACCAGGAGCAGTTCCTAAGGAAGAGTGAAAGTTCGGAGGGCAAGAGCTCCAGGAGACAGATCACTTTATTCCTGGGTAAGA CATGTCCTGCTCTACCTCCCCTACCCCCTTTCCACTTAGGAAGAAAGCCCAGAAACCTCAGGTTTTTTCTCACCAAGCTCTCCCAAAGGGTTTGA